ATCACCAAAGCAACGTCTTCCAGCGATAGAATGCATCTCGGGTCTGGCCGCATACACCAGACCCTATTCCTTTCTCCCGCTACTTTTCAACTAGCACCAGTGATTAGATAAAGGCATCAAGCCGTTCGTGTGTACTTTACCGGGTATCCAGTTGTGCCCTTTATCTTCATACTCCCGCACAAGGCGGGCTGCTTCAGAAGGGGCATAACCGCTTCCGGCAGCAACCACCTCCCGATACTCCCCACCCAGGGCTTCGATTAGCTTTTGTCGTTTTTCCGCCAATTCCCTTAGCAAACGCTCACGAGCCTTTTCAAGGGTGCGGGACTCCTCATCGAGCTTCTCAGCACCCTGGCCTATTTTCTCTGTAATGAAGGCAACCGATGCCTCGAGCTGTCGCCGGCTCTCCTGGTCGCTGTCCAAAACACTCACACACAGGGGCTGCAGTTCTGGGGCTACCTTGTCGCGCAGCACCCGAAGGGCTTTGGAGGTGTGAGCCGTAACCAATACGCTTTTCCCCTCTGCTAACAACTGGCCTATGAGATTGGCGATGGTGTGGGTCTTCCCTGTGCCCGGTGGACCCTGCACTACAAGGCCCGTGTGTTTGCGTACATTCTTAAAAACCAAAAGTTGCTCACGGTTGATGGGCTTGCTCACCAATACATCTTCATAGTCCCAGCTTCGGAGATCAGACTCAGTTGCATCCAAAGAGGTTTGGCCGGTAATGCTCGCACCCGCCTCTACCCCTACCACCCGTTGCAACGGCGTAAGATCGCCTATGCGCTTCGGCAGTACCTCAAGTACCCCTTCAACAACTCTCGAGAACCCCTGGCTGCGTGGACGCAAAAACAGCACCGGCACTCGACCTATAAACAGCCTGTTGGAATCCCTTGGAGGAAGACTGTTTCCAATAAACTCCCCAGATAGATGTAAGCGATTGACTACGTAAATATAAAACTCAGAGGTCTCCGGCGCTAGCGGATGATAGCTCCCATCTTCTAGCTTCTTTCTAATATCCGGCTCCGCTCCAGCATCCCCACTGAACTCCCTAAGTGCGGCTCCGTATAACTCCGGCGGTGAATCCGCTTCAACTATGCGAAACTCGGGTTTGACTTTATCCGGCTCAAACTCGAGCTGCACCCGTTGCAACAAAAGCGGGTGGTACACGCTCTTACCCTGATGGCTCCAGCTCAGGATTCCGTCCCCCAGCACCAGCTCCAACCGGTCGCCTTCACGGTCAAGCTGACCTTTTAGGGCGTAAAAATCTTCAAAAACCTTTTGAGCAGCCAGGTTGGGGCGTTCAGCAATGGCCCAGGTTTTCCACTCCTGAAGCCAATCCTGCCATGCTTTCTCGCGGCGTGAATCTTCCGCAAACAGGATTATTCGGGGTTCCCCTTCCACATCCAGCTCGCGCGATTCAACTCGAACAGGCTGGTTGTTAGGATCATTGAGCGGGCCCTCTATCCAGCCCTCCAGTAAACTAGGAGGCGTTGGGGGTGGCGATAATTTTGGTCGAGCCACTCGAAAGATGTAGTCAAGGGCCTCACCTGAGAAGCCCACAAAGGCTACATCGGGGTGCTTTGGCAGCGTGTCGAGATGGTATCTCCAGGAATACTGGTCTAAAGCAGTGGGGAGCGGGTTCCTGATATCGTGAAGCTCCCTCAGGAACTTAAATAGCCGAGTAGCACGGTCGTTTGCCACTTCCATTTGGTTACATTATGCCGTAGAAGAGTACCTCTGGCAGTGACAAATTCCATCCCAGCTATTAACTACACCGTCGTATTATTTCCTTTACACCAGATACCTCTTGGCGAACTTCTGCCGGGCATCCTGCACCGTGAACTGCCAGCGCACCGTGACCCGACGTCGGTTACGCTCAGCTACCCAGGCCCGCACCTCCCGCTCTAAAGCTGCCTGGCCCTGGAAGGGGTGTAGTTCCACTCCCACCGCTCCATCAGGGCGAAGGCTTGCTCTGCCGGCAGATGGGCGTAGAAAGAGGCGGGGCTGTGGGTGGAAAGATTATCCTGCACCAGGCGGATCCGCTGGGCTTGGGGGAACTGCTCCTGCAGGTACTGCATGAACCGGGTGTACTCCCGGCCGCTTCGCCGGGCATAGACCTGAACCCAGCGCCGCCCGGTAGCCGGCTCAAAAGCCATGAACAGACTACAACTGCCGTTCTTCTGGTAGGCGTAGTGCTGCCGTTTAGGCTGCCCGGGTTCCATCAAGAGGGGGGTCAAGACCTCACCGATCAGGAAGCAGGGGCGTTCGTCAAAGCAGACCAGGGGATAGGCCGGGTCATAGGGGAGGGCATACAGGTGCAACAGGTGCTCCATCCGGGCCAGGAAGCCCCCGTCCAGCCTGCCTAGACACCAGCTTCTGACCTGATGGGGTTGGAGTTGGTTTTTTTGAGGATGCGTCCTACCGTATCAAAGTGGATACTCTCCACCCAGCCCAACTCCACCACCCGATCGGCCAGCAGCCGCAAGCTCCAGCGGCCATACCCCTCGGGCGGGTCGCTGCAGGCCAGGGCGGTGATCTTGGCCCGAAGAACCCCGTCAAAGCGTGGTTTGCGCCCTGAGCGAGGCTGGTCGTAGATGCACTGGAGGCGTTCTTGCTGAAAACGCCGCCGCAGGTTGACCAGGGTGGTGCGGCTAAGGCCTACTTGCGAAGCGATCTCTCGATCCTTCAGACCCTGATGGGCCAGCAGCAGGGCCTGGGCCCGTTTGTAGACCTGTACCTCCACGGTACCCTTCTTGCACAGGTGCAGCAGGCTACTGCGTTCTTTCCTTTGCAACCGCACTGGGTAGAGTTGATTTTGCATGTTGTCAGTGTACAGGCATCTGTACGACTGTGTATTAACCGTGCCAAAAAGCAACAAGAAAGCGATGTTATCTGACAAACCACCAAAAAGGACTTCACAACAACTGCAACCGAAACCGCCCCGCCAACGCCTGCTGGGCCTGGCGGATGCGCCAGAAGACCTGGCGCAGCATCTGCTGCTCGCGGGGGCTGAGGGAGGATTGGGCCACGCGGTTGGAGGGGGGCTGGCCCCGGCTCAGGGCCTCGAGCTGGTGCTTGAGGCGCAGGTGGGAGAGGAACACAAACGCCTCGCTCAGGTCTTCGGCTTCTTCCCTGGGGAGGAGCCTGGCCTCGGCGGCGGCCCGCAGGCGCTCCAGGGTGGGGCGGGCCAGCGAGCCAGCCTCGAGGCCATACACCCGGGCCAGCGCCACGATGGCCGCCAGGCCCCCTTTCTTCAGGTTGACCTGGCCCTCCTCCCAGTGGATGCGGCCCAGAAACCCCAGCGGCGGGGTGAAGACCAGGGCCGAGCGGGCCAGGGCGGTCAGGAAATGGCGGCTCCTGGCGGCCTGGCGCAGGTAGTGGTGCAGGGGCTCCAGCGAGAGCGAGCCGGCAATCGGGCGAAAGTCCAGAAAAATCTGCGCCTCCAAAAGCGCATCCCCTTGGGGTTCCGCAAGCCAGGCGCGAAAGTGGGCCTCCCACTCAGAAAGGGCGTAGCCCCAGCGGTCGGCCATGTAGCCCCCGGGGCAGGGGGGGAACCCAGCCTCCATTAGCCCGGAGAGCACCTGCTGGGCCAGGGTCTGGAAGTAGGGGCGGGCCTGGGGGTTCTGGTAGGCCAGGGCGTTGTCCTGGTCGGTCAGGAGGGCCTGCTCGGTGCGGCCCTCGGAGCCCAGGGCCAGCCAGGCGTAGGGGCAGGGGGGCGGGCCCAAGCGGGCTTCAGCGAGGCGCAGGAGGCTCCGGGTGAGGGCGTCGTTCAGCAGGCTCACCTGGCGGGTGATGGCCGGCAGACTGAAGCCTGCGGCCAACATCTGCCGCACGATGCCGTGAAGCCGCTCGCGGTACTCGGCCAGTAGACCGAGGTCGCTCCCTTCCTCCAGGCGGCGCAGCAGGGCCAGCGGGGTCTGCAACCAGCGGCGCAAAAAGAGCCGGTCGGTCAGGAGGCCCACCACCCTATCCCCCTCCACCAGGGGCAGGTGGTGGATGCCCTGCGCCTCCATGTAGGCCAGGGCTTCGTAGAGGGGGGCGCGGGCCGGCAGGGTGCGGGCCGGAGCGCTGGCCACCGAGAGGGCGGGGGCGCTGGAGGGCCGCTCCTCGGCCAGCACCCGGTTGCGCAGGTCGCGGTCGGTAAGGATGGCCAGGCCGGTTGGCGTGCGCAGGAGCAGGGCGCTCACCCCGGTGTCGCGCATGCGGCGGGCGGCCTGGGCCACACTTGCTTCGGCCTCGAGCCAGACTGCCGCTTCGGCCACCTCGCGGGCCTCTTGCCCCAGGTCGGGCAGGCTCAGGGCCGCAGGCTGCAAAAGCCGGAGCCGCTCGGCCAGACGGGCACTGAAGAAGAGGGCAAAGGCAGGTCTTTCCAAAAGGCGGCGGAAGGCTTCCTTGCTCAAAAGCAAGCACTCGGCCTCGCCCTCGGCCCGCACCGTCAGGCTGGGGGGCTGCTGGCCCAAGAGCGAGGGGTAGCCAAAAGCCTCGCCGGGCTCGAGCCAGGCCACCCCCTGTCCGTCCTGCTCGAGGCGCACCGCCCCCTGGTAGACCACAAATAGCCCCTCGGCCTCGGGCTGGGCCGGGGAAAGGATCACCTCGCCCGGTGCAAAACGCACCCGGCGCAAGGCCCCCTCGAGGCCCACCCAGTCGGCCTCGGCCAGCGTATCGAAGGGCGGGTACTGCTTCAGGAAGGCCCGGTAGCGAGAAAACTCCGAATCCAGCCCGCCACCTCCTTCGCGGTGGGCTCCAAGGCAAAGCTGGCCCTGGCCTCGGCGTAGCGGGCCTCGCCCACCCGCTCGCGCCGCTGCTCGAGCAGCGCTTCAGCAAAGGCTTTTGGAAACTCGGGGTGGGGCTGCATCCCCAGCACGTTCTCCCCTACCTGAATAAAGGCATGGGGGCTGAACTCGCTCCCCCCCAGCACCACCGCCCCCGGCGGGAGCACGGTAATCTGGTCCTGGCAGGAAAGGATCAGCCGGACTTCCTCCAGCGGCGGCGTCATCCAGGGAGCCTTCTGGTACACCGAAAACCGGTGCACCCCCACCCCCCAGCCCAGGGGCCAGCGCTCCACCTTACCCCCCAGGGCCTGCCCGATCATCTGGTGCCCAAAACAGACCCCCACCAAGCGGCTCTGGGAGGCCGCTATCGCCCGCACGAAGTCTTCCAGGGGGGGTATCCAGGGCAGGGGGTCGTAAACCGAGGCGCGGGAGCCAGTAATCAGGTAACCCGAAAAATCTTCCACCCGGGCGGGGTAGGCTCCCTTTCGCACGTCGAAGGGGGTGAGGGCCAGGCCCAGGAGCCGCTCGAACATGGCGGGGTAGTCGCCCGCAATGCCCTCGAGGCCCGGTGGGGGGTCGTCGCAGACCAAAACAGCAACCTTCATAGGCGTCCTCGGCGGCAGTAGCGGCTGGAAGCGAGGCGCTGGGCCACCTTCGCTCAAGCCTTACGCAGATGATACGACTTGGGCCGGGTCAGCTGCTCGTAGCCCAGCATGGAGAGCGAGCAGCCCCGCCCGGACTCCTTGACGCCGGTCCAGGCCAGGGCGGGGTCGAGGTAGTCGCAGCGGTTGAGGAAGACCGTGCCGGTCTCTATGCCCGCTCCAAGCTCCAGCGCGGCCCCCTCGTCCCGGCTCCAGATGGAGGCGGTAAGGCCGTAGGGGGAGTCGTTCATCAGGGCCAGGGCTTCCTCGTCGCTTCGCACTTTCATAATCCCCACCACCGGGCCAAAGCTTTCCTCCACCATGACCCGCATCCGGTGGTTCACGTCCACCAGCACCTGGGGTGCCAGGTAGGGGGTGCCGGGGGCGTCGGCGGGGAAGTGGCGAGGGTCTATGAGGGCCTTCGCACCCTGGGCCACCGCCTCGGCAATCTGGCCCCGCACGAACTCAGCGGCCTCGGTGCGCACCATGGGGCCCAGGGTGGTCTCGGGGTCTAAGGGGTTGCCCAGCCTGAGCTTCAGGGTCTCGGCCACAAAAGCCTCCAGGAAGGGCTCGTAAATGGCCTCGTGCACGTAGATGCGCTCCACCCCGCAGCAGGACTGGCCCGAGTTGAACATGGCCCCGTCCACCAGGTTCACCGCACTGAACTCGAGGTCGGCGTCCGGGCGCACGTAGGCCGGATCCTTGCCGCCCAGCTCCAGCGCCACCCCCTTGAAGTGCCCCGCCGCGGCCCGCTCCACCGCCCGCCCCCCGGCCACAGAGCCGGTAAAGGCCACGAAGGCCACCCGTGGGTCGGCAATGGCCTGGGCCACCAGGTCGTGGTCCATGTGCAGGTACTGGAAGACCCCCTCGGGCAGTCCGGCCTCCTGGAAGGCCCAGGCGTAGCGCTCGGCCACCAGGGGGGTCTGGGCAGAGTGCTTCAAGAGCACCACGTTCCCGGCCAGGAGGGCCGGCACGATGGTATTGACCGAGGTCAGGTAGGGGTAGTTCCAGGGGGCCAGCACCAGCACCACCCCCAGAGGCTCCCGCCGGATGAAGCGGGTGAAACCCGGCAGTTCATCCACCGGAACGTCCTTCAAGGCCGCCGGGGCGATGCGGGTCATGTAGCGGGCCCGCTCGGCAAAGCCGCCCGTAATCTCCTTTGGGCTATAGCGGATGGGGCGGCCCATCTGCCAGGTGAGCTCTTCGGCCACCGCGTCCACTGCCCCCTGCATCACCTCTACCATTCGACTTACGACACCCATCCGCTCTTCCAGCGGGGTTTTGGCCCAGGCTTTTTGCGCCTGGGCGGCGCGGGCCAGGGCGGCCTCGAGCTCTTCTGGCCCAGCCAGTTCCCGCTCGACATAGACCCGCCCATCCACCGGGCTGATGGTTTTTTGAGTGGTTTTGGTCACTGCTGCACTCCTACTCCGGGGTAACGTAGGCCGCCGTGATGCCCCCGTCCACCAGCAACGCCGCCCCGGTCATGAAGGAAGACGACGGACTGGCCAGAAACAAGGCAGCCTGGGCGATTTCGCTCGCCTGACCGAAGCGGCCCATGGGGATGTGCACCAGGCGACGCTGGCGCTTTTCCGGGGTGTTCAGGTACTTCATCAAGAGTTCGGTCTGCAAGGGCCCCGGGCAGAGGGCGTTGACCCTGATGTTCTCGCGGGCATGGATAACCGCCAGCTCGCGGGTCATGGAGAGCACCGCCCCTTTGCTAGCGGTGTAGGCCAGTTGGGGCGTGGCCGCGCCCAGGAAGGCCACAAAGGAGGCGGTGTTGATGACCACCCCACCCCCCGCCCGGCGCAAGGCCGGGATGCCGTACTTGCAGCCCAGAAAGACCCCCTTCACGTTCACCGCAAAGGTCAGATCCCACACCGCCTCGCTGGTGTGGATGGCGTCGTCGTCGTCGGCGTGGGAGATGCCGGCGTTGTTGAAGAGGATGTCGAGCCGCCCAAAAGCTTGCTCGGCTTCCTGCACCATGCGCTCGGCATCGGCGGCCTTAGAGACGTCAGCCTGCACGAAGTGGGCCTGGCCCCCTGCAGCCCGGATGCGCTCGGCGGTCTCCTGGCCTTTTTCCGAGACGTCCACCGTTACCACCCGTGCCCCCTCGCGGGCGAAGAGCAGGGCCGCCTCGAGGCCAATCCCGCTTGCAGCGCCGGTGATGAGGGCCACCTTATCGGTTAGTTGCATGTACACCTCCAAAGTTGTTGCAGGTCGCAGGACGCAGGTCGGCCAACGATAGCTCGCCTGGTGCGACCCGTGACTTATATACGCTCGAAATACCGCTTGCGCTCCCAGTCGGTCACGGCCCGGTTGAAGGCCTGCCACTCGGTGCGGAAGAAGTGGGTGTAGTGCTCGTGGGCGGCCTCGCCCAGCGCCGCTTTGGCGAAGGCGCTCTGCGCGAAGCCCTCCACCGCCTCGCCCAGGGTGTAGGGTACGCGGGGCAGGTGGCGGGCCTGGTAGATGTCGCCCTGGAAGATGGCGGGTGGGGTGAGGTTTCGCTCGAGGCCATCCAGGCCAGAAGCCAGGGCCGCAGCCAGCGCCAGATAAGGGTTCAGGTCGGCCCCGCCGATGCGGCACTCGATGCGCAACGAAGAGCCGTGCCCCACCACCCGGAACCCGGCGGTGCGGTTGTCGTAGCTCCAGGCCAGCCGGGTGGGGGCCCAGGAGCCGTCCTCGTAGCGCTTGTAAGAGTTCACCGTGGGGGCGTAGAAGGGCATCAGGTCGGGTACGTGGGCAATCCAGCCCGCCAGAAACTGCCCGAAGACCTTAGACCCCTTCACCGGCCCGTAGCTTTCCTCCCCGGCAAAGGCGTTCTGCCCATCTTTCCAGAGCGAAAGGTGGATGTGGCTGGAGGAGCCCGCCTGGCCGTGGTGGGGCTTGGCCATGAAGGTCACCGAGAGGCCCATGCTGTCGGCAATTTCCTTGAGGCACTGTTTGAACAGCACGTGCCGGTCGGCCATTTCCAGGGCCTCGGCGTAGCGCACATTGACCTCGTGCTGCCCCAGGCCCCACTCGCCCTTGGAGTTCTCCACCGGGATCCCCGAGGCCTTGAGGTGCCGCCGCGCCGCAGCGGTAAAGGGCTCCTCGCGGGTGCCCTGCATCAGGTGATAGTCCTCCAGGTAGTAGCCGGCGGGCTCGAGGCCAGCATAGCCCTGCCGGTGGGCTTCCTGGTAGGGAATCTGGTACAGGTAGTATTCCAGCTCCGAGGCGGCCATCACCGTGTAACCCAGGGCTTGGGCCCGCTCGAGCTGGCGCTTCAGCAGCGTGCGGGGCGCTACCTCCACCAGCGCGTGGGTGCGCTCGTCTTCCAGGTCGCAGAGCACAATGGCGCTTTTCTCGAGCCAGGTCGCGGGCCGCAGGGTGGCCAGGTCGGGCACCAGGTGAAAGTCGCCGTAGCCCAGCTCCCAGTTGGCAAAGCGGTAGCCCTGCACCGGCTCCATCTCCATGTCGGTGGTGAGCAGGTAGTCGCAGCCGTGGGTGCCGTGGTGGGCCACGTGCTCCACGAAGAACTCGGCCTCGAAGCGCTTGCCCATGAGCCGCCCGTAGTGGTCAGGAAAGGCCACCAGCACGGTCTCAATCTCGCCCGCGCTTACCTTTTGTGCCAGCCAGTTGAGTTTTTCTTCGGCGCTTTGCGCCATTCATACCTCCTTGGGTTATACGCCAGAAGTCGAACCCAGAAACGTGCAGTCCTGCGTCGAACCCCATGGGCAACAGGTGGGCTTCTTGGTGCCTCAACCAGTACCGGTTATCCATCGGGGCCTCCACGGTAAGCGCAAAAACGCCCACGGGGTGGCTAACTGCTTCACCAGGTTGAGCCGTCTAACAAGCTTACCGTGGGGTGAATTAACGAATCTCCCGCTGCGCCTCGGCAATGAGGGCGGCCTCTTCCTCGGGGGCCTGGGCCACCAGGCGGAAGCGGCTATAGAACCAGTAGTAGGCCATCATCAGCACCACGAAGACGGCAGTGCCCACCACGCCGGGCCGGTAGCTCTCCACCGCGAAGGTAGCGCCCAGGCAGACCAGTGCCAGAATGGCCCCCACCCAGGCCCCCGGCACGCCCAGGGGGCTCTTGTAGGGCCGGGGCAGATCGGGGCGGGTGCGGGCCAGGCGGATATAGGCGAACATCACCATGGCATAGGAGATCACCGCACCAAAGACCGCCATGTTCAAAAGCGCGGCCCCCACGCTATCGGAGAAGGTGCTGATCAGCACGCACATCAAGAAGCCCACCACCGCACCCAGGATGAGCGCAAAGTGCGGGGTGTGGTAGCGGCTCACGATGGAAAGCCCGGTAGGCAGATAGCCGGCCCTCGAGAGGGCAAAAATGAGCCGCCCGTAGGCGTAGATGATGGCGTGGAAGCTGGCCACCAAGCCGGTAATGGCAATGAGCGTCAGGAAGGTGCTGGTCGCCGCATCACCAAAGACTGCCTTGAAGCCGAGTTCCAGGGGGGCGCCCGACTCCCCTACTTCCTTGGCACCCGCCACGCCGGTATTGAGAATCAGGGTCAGCACCGAGAGCACCAGCAGGGTCAGGATGCCCAGAATAAGCGCCCGGGGCATGTCGCGCACCACGTCGTGCGACTCCTCGGCGGCCAGGGGTAACTGCTCGATGGCCAGGTAGAACCAGATGGCAAAGGGCAGGGCCGCAAAAACCCCGTACCAGCCGAAGGGGAGGAAGCTCGAGCCCCCCTCTGCCGGCGCAATGTTAAAGACCTTATCCCAGCTAAACGCACCGGAGAACCCGGCGGCTACGTAGAAAAAGACCAGCACCGCCAGCGCCAGCAGGGTCACGATCAGCGAGACCCGGAGGGTCAGGGCGGTGCCGCGGATATTGATACCCACAAAGATAGCGTAAAAGACCGCCCACCAGATCCAGGCCGGCACCCCCGGGATCAGGGCGTTCATGTAGCCCGCAATGCCCACCACAATCACCGCTGGGGTGATCACGTACTCGATGAGGTCGGTCACCCCGTTCAGATAGGCCCAGTTGGGGCCAAAGGCGTTGCGGGTGAAGGAGTAAAAGCCTCCGGCGTGGGGCAGGGCGGTGGAGAGCTCGGCGATGGAGAGCACCATGGTCACATACATCACCGCTACCACGATGGTGGCCAGCAAAAGCCCGCCAAAGCCCCCCGCAGCCAGCCCGAAGTTCCAGCCGAAGAAGTCGCCCGAGATAACCGCCCCCACCCCCAGGCCCCACAAAAGCACCCAGCCCGCGCTCTTGCGCAGGCGCCGCTTCTCCAGATAGGTGTTGTCTACATCTACGTAGTGTGCCCCGCGTACTTCTTTGGGTTTGTTGTCCATGTGAGCTACCTCCCACCAGCCCGCTTCAAGCCCGTTCGTATGAAACCCGCAGACGGATCAGTTTTGCCAGCTCTTTCACCCCCTCTTCCAGACCTTCGGCGGTCTGGGCTCCAAAACACAGCCGGAAGTGCATGGCCTGGTCGGCCTGTACCAAAAAAACCTCACCCGGAGTAATGGCCACCCCCTGGGCCAGGGCCTGGTGGTGCAGCTCGAGGTTCGAAAACAGCCGGGGCAGGCTGACCCAGCAGGAGAACCCCCCTTCGGGATGGCTCCAGCACACACCTTCAGGCATGTGGCGCTTCAGGGCCTGGAGCAGCACATCCCGGCGCTTCTGGTAGATGGGAATCACCTGCCTCAGGTGCTGCTTGAGACCGCCCTGGCGGATGAACTGGGCCGCCGCCCGCTGCAACAGGGGCGGGGGGCCGGTGATGTCGGAGACGTTGTGCAGGGCGGTGAAGCGCTCGAGCAGGGCCGGAGAGGCCACCAAATAGCCAATGCGGAGCCCCGGCATCAGCACCTTGGAAAGGCTGGCCAGATGAACGACCTGGGCTTCCAGGCCCATCTCCTGGGCCAGGGCCAACAGCGGGGTGGGGGGCACCTTCTGGTAGCTCAAAAGGCCCAGGGTGTCGTCTTCGACCAGGGTAAAGCCGTAGGTCTGGGCCAGCTCCAGAAGCCGCCTGAGCCGCTCTTCGCGGAAGCGCAGCCCGGTGGGGTTGTGGTAGCTGGGAATGGTGTAGTAAAAGCGGGGGCGGTGGCGTTTTAGCAGGGCCTCGAGCTCCTCCAGCCGGGGGCCTTCTGCATCCAGCTGCACTGGCAGGGGTTTGAGGCGGAACTGCTTGAGGATGCCCAACAAACCCAGGTAGGTGGGCTCTTCCAGGAGCACCTCTTCGCCGGGTTCGGCCAGGGCCCGGCAGACCAGGGCCAGCCCCTGCAACCCCCCCACCGTAACCAGCACCTCTTCGGGGTCGGCCCTCACCCCGCGCTGTTCGAGCAGCTCGCTAAGGGAGACCCTGAGCTCCGGCTCCCCCATTACCGAGCCGTAGCCAAACACCTCTTTGGCCAGGGGTTTGAACGCCTCCAGGCAGGCCCAAAAAGCTTCGTAGGGAAAGAGCGCCGGGTCGGCGGTAGCCAGGGCCAGGTTGTGCAGTACCCGGGTGTGCTGCAAGCGGTGCAGGTCGGAGAGCACCGAGTCGGGCTCCAGCCGCTCGCTAAAGCTGGGCTGTGCGGTGGGCTGGGCCTGCGCACTCACAAAAGTACCCCGCCCCACCACCGACTCGATCAGCCCGTCGGTTTGCAGCTCGCGGTAGGCGTTGTGAATGGTGAGGCGGGTGGTGCCGACCTCGCGGGCCAGGGCCCGTACCGTGGGCAGGCGGGTGCCGGGGGGTAGTTCGCCCTTGGCAATGCGGGTGCGAAACTCCTCGGCAATATGACGGTACAACGCCATATGTTTGTCATGCCGAAGCTTGACCCGCATCCCCATAGGCCCTCCACTGGATGGAGGGCATTATATGCACAAGGTTAAAGCGGGGGAAAGGTACAAGTGAGCAGATTGTGCTAGGACAATCTTATATGACCTAAGACAAATCCTGAGTTGGATTATGCTTTTATCCAAACCTTTTGCACACAGGAAGACGGTGGACTGGTTGCGGTTCTGGCCGCCCAGGCAGTACAACCCCTGGGCTCACCCCACTCAAGCCAGGCCCTCGAGCCCATCTGCCACCTCCGCCCAGCGGCTAAAGGCCTGCTCGAGGGCAGCCTCGAGCCGGTGCTGCTCCTGGGCAATCTGGGTGTACTCGCTGTGGTGCAGGCCCGGCTGGTTGGCCCTGGCCAGCGTCGCCTCAAGCTGGGCCTCGAGTTCGGCAATCTCGGCTTCCAGGCGTTCTTTCTCGCGCTCCAGATGCCAGCGCCCTTTGGCCCTGGGGGGCTTCGGATTCTGGGTTTCGACCCTGGAGACCGGACGCCCCTGCTTCCTGGGCACCACCTCGGCTTTGCGGCGCTCGAGGTACTCGCCGGGCGGGCCTGGATAGTCGGCAAACTCCCCCTCGTAAACGTGCCAGGTGCGCGTGGCCAGTTGATCGAGGAAAAACAGGTCGTGCGAGACCAGCAGCAGGGTGCCGGGGTAGGCCAGCAGGGCTTGCTCGAGGGCCTCCACCGTTTCTAAATCCAGGTGGTTGGTGGGCTCGTCCAGCACCAGCAGGCTGGCTTGCTGCAACGAGAGCGCCAGCAGGGCCAGCCGGGCCCGCTCGCCCCCGGACAGGCTCTTTACCTGCTTGTACTGGGCTTCGTAGGGAAACATCCAGGCCCCCAGCGCAGCATGGGCCTTCTCGCCCAGCATCCGGTAAAGCGTCTCGAACAGGGTGAGTTCGGGGTCGAAGCCCGAAAGCTTCTGGTCGTAGTAGCCAAC
This DNA window, taken from Meiothermus sp. CFH 77666, encodes the following:
- a CDS encoding AAA domain-containing protein, giving the protein MEVANDRATRLFKFLRELHDIRNPLPTALDQYSWRYHLDTLPKHPDVAFVGFSGEALDYIFRVARPKLSPPPTPPSLLEGWIEGPLNDPNNQPVRVESRELDVEGEPRIILFAEDSRREKAWQDWLQEWKTWAIAERPNLAAQKVFEDFYALKGQLDREGDRLELVLGDGILSWSHQGKSVYHPLLLQRVQLEFEPDKVKPEFRIVEADSPPELYGAALREFSGDAGAEPDIRKKLEDGSYHPLAPETSEFYIYVVNRLHLSGEFIGNSLPPRDSNRLFIGRVPVLFLRPRSQGFSRVVEGVLEVLPKRIGDLTPLQRVVGVEAGASITGQTSLDATESDLRSWDYEDVLVSKPINREQLLVFKNVRKHTGLVVQGPPGTGKTHTIANLIGQLLAEGKSVLVTAHTSKALRVLRDKVAPELQPLCVSVLDSDQESRRQLEASVAFITEKIGQGAEKLDEESRTLEKARERLLRELAEKRQKLIEALGGEYREVVAAGSGYAPSEAARLVREYEDKGHNWIPGKVHTNGLMPLSNHWC
- a CDS encoding transposase; protein product: MEHLLHLYALPYDPAYPLVCFDERPCFLIGEVLTPLLMEPGQPKRQHYAYQKNGSCSLFMAFEPATGRRWVQVYARRSGREYTRFMQYLQEQFPQAQRIRLVQDNLSTHSPASFYAHLPAEQAFALMERWEWNYTPSRARQL
- a CDS encoding helix-turn-helix domain-containing protein, which codes for MQNQLYPVRLQRKERSSLLHLCKKGTVEVQVYKRAQALLLAHQGLKDREIASQVGLSRTTLVNLRRRFQQERLQCIYDQPRSGRKPRFDGVLRAKITALACSDPPEGYGRWSLRLLADRVVELGWVESIHFDTVGRILKKTNSNPIRSEAGV
- a CDS encoding DUF294 nucleotidyltransferase-like domain-containing protein, which encodes MGLEGALRRVRFAPGEVILSPAQPEAEGLFVVYQGAVRLEQDGQGVAWLEPGEAFGYPSLLGQQPPSLTVRAEGEAECLLLSKEAFRRLLERPAFALFFSARLAERLRLLQPAALSLPDLGQEAREVAEAAVWLEAEASVAQAARRMRDTGVSALLLRTPTGLAILTDRDLRNRVLAEERPSSAPALSVASAPARTLPARAPLYEALAYMEAQGIHHLPLVEGDRVVGLLTDRLFLRRWLQTPLALLRRLEEGSDLGLLAEYRERLHGIVRQMLAAGFSLPAITRQVSLLNDALTRSLLRLAEARLGPPPCPYAWLALGSEGRTEQALLTDQDNALAYQNPQARPYFQTLAQQVLSGLMEAGFPPCPGGYMADRWGYALSEWEAHFRAWLAEPQGDALLEAQIFLDFRPIAGSLSLEPLHHYLRQAARSRHFLTALARSALVFTPPLGFLGRIHWEEGQVNLKKGGLAAIVALARVYGLEAGSLARPTLERLRAAAEARLLPREEAEDLSEAFVFLSHLRLKHQLEALSRGQPPSNRVAQSSLSPREQQMLRQVFWRIRQAQQALAGRFRLQLL
- a CDS encoding gamma-glutamyl-gamma-aminobutyrate hydrolase, which encodes MKVAVLVCDDPPPGLEGIAGDYPAMFERLLGLALTPFDVRKGAYPARVEDFSGYLITGSRASVYDPLPWIPPLEDFVRAIAASQSRLVGVCFGHQMIGQALGGKVERWPLGWGVGVHRFSVYQKAPWMTPPLEEVRLILSCQDQITVLPPGAVVLGGSEFSPHAFIQVGENVLGMQPHPEFPKAFAEALLEQRRERVGEARYAEARASFALEPTAKEVAGWIRSFLATGPS
- a CDS encoding aldehyde dehydrogenase family protein, coding for MTKTTQKTISPVDGRVYVERELAGPEELEAALARAAQAQKAWAKTPLEERMGVVSRMVEVMQGAVDAVAEELTWQMGRPIRYSPKEITGGFAERARYMTRIAPAALKDVPVDELPGFTRFIRREPLGVVLVLAPWNYPYLTSVNTIVPALLAGNVVLLKHSAQTPLVAERYAWAFQEAGLPEGVFQYLHMDHDLVAQAIADPRVAFVAFTGSVAGGRAVERAAAGHFKGVALELGGKDPAYVRPDADLEFSAVNLVDGAMFNSGQSCCGVERIYVHEAIYEPFLEAFVAETLKLRLGNPLDPETTLGPMVRTEAAEFVRGQIAEAVAQGAKALIDPRHFPADAPGTPYLAPQVLVDVNHRMRVMVEESFGPVVGIMKVRSDEEALALMNDSPYGLTASIWSRDEGAALELGAGIETGTVFLNRCDYLDPALAWTGVKESGRGCSLSMLGYEQLTRPKSYHLRKA
- a CDS encoding glucose 1-dehydrogenase yields the protein MQLTDKVALITGAASGIGLEAALLFAREGARVVTVDVSEKGQETAERIRAAGGQAHFVQADVSKAADAERMVQEAEQAFGRLDILFNNAGISHADDDDAIHTSEAVWDLTFAVNVKGVFLGCKYGIPALRRAGGGVVINTASFVAFLGAATPQLAYTASKGAVLSMTRELAVIHARENIRVNALCPGPLQTELLMKYLNTPEKRQRRLVHIPMGRFGQASEIAQAALFLASPSSSFMTGAALLVDGGITAAYVTPE